The Streptomyces sp. NBC_01298 genome contains the following window.
CCCTGAACCAGAAGCGCTACGTCGACGCGATCGACAAGCACACGATCGTCTTCGGCATCGGCCCCGCCGGTACCGGCAAGACCTACCTCGCCATGGCCAAGGCGGTCCAGGCCCTGCAGTCCAAGCAGGTCAGCCGGATCATCCTGACCCGCCCGGCGGTGGAGGCCGGCGAGCGCCTCGGCTTCCTCCCCGGCACCCTCTTCGACAAGATCGACCCCTACCTGCGGCCGCTCTACGACGCCCTGCACGACATGATCGACCCGGACTCGATCCCGCGGCTGATGGCGGCGGGCACGATCGAGGTGGCGCCGCTGGCGTACATGAGGGGTCGCACTTTGAATGAGGCGTTCGTCGTGCTCGACGAGGCGCAGAACACCACCCCCGAGCAGATGAAGATGTTCCTGACCCGGCTCGGGTTCGACTCGAAGATCGTCGTCACCGGCGACGTGACCCAGGTGGACCTTCCGGGTGGCGCCAAGAGCGGTCTGCGGCAGGTGCAGGACATCCTCGAAGGAGTTCCGGACATCGCCTTCTCGCGGCTCACGTCCGAGGATGTCGTCCGGCACAAGCTGGTCGGCCGTATCGTCGACGCGTACGAGAAGTACGACGACAGCCAGGACGCGAAGCAGTCGCGGAACGGCTTCCAGCGGAAGTAGACACAAGCGCACCATGTCGATCGACGTCAACAACGAGTCCGGAACCGATGTCGACGAGCGGGCGATCCTCGACATCGCCCGCTACGCACTCGCCCGGATGCGGATCCACCCGCTCTCGGAGCTCTCCGTCATCGTCGTGGACGAGGACGCGATGGAGCAGCTCCACATCCAGTGGATGGACCTGCCCGGACCCACCGACGTCATGTCCTTCCCGATGGACGAACTGCGTCCGCCGAAGAAGGACGAGGAGGAGCCCCCGCAGGGGCTCCTCGGTGACATCGTGCTCTGCCCCGAAGTCGCCAAGAAGCAGGGCGAGGACGCGCCGACGCAGCACTCCATGGACGAGGAGCTCCAGCTCCTGACCGTCCACGGGGTGCTGCACCTGCTCGGGTACGACCACGAGGAGCCGGACGAGAAGGCCGAGATGTTCGGGCTCCAGGCCGCCATCGTCGACGGATGGCGCGACGAGAACGGCGTGACCGGCCCGTCCCCGGCCCCGACCGTCTCATGACCGGTGATCTCCAGCTGATCACCGGGGCCGTCCTGCTGGTGGTGGTGGCCTGGTTCGCCGCGTGCGCCGAGTCCGGGATCGCCCGGATCTCCGCCTTCCGCGCCGAGCAGGCCGTACGGGAGGGCCGGCGCGGCAGCGCGAAGCTGGCGCAGGTCGCCGGCGACCCCACCCGCTACGTCAATGTCGCCCTGCTGGTCCGGGTCACCTGCGAGATGGCGGCGGGCGTGCTCGTCACGTACGTCTGCCTCGACGAGTTCGGGGAGAACTGGACCGCACTGCTCGTGGCCATCGCCGTGATGGTGCTCGTGTCCTACGTGGCGGTCGGCGTGTCCCCGCGCACCATCGGCCGGCAGCACCCGCTGAACACGGCGACGGCGGCCTCGTACGTCCTCGTGCCGCTCGCCCGGATCATGGGGCCTGTCCCGCAACTGCTGATCCTCCTGGGCAACGCGCTCACACCCGGAAAGGGCTTCCGCAAGGGGCCCTTCGCCTCCGAGGCGGAGCTGCGCGCGATGGTCGACCTCGCGGAGAAGGAATCGCTGATCGAGGACGACGAGCGCCGCATGGTGCACCAGGTCTTCGAGTTGGGCGACACCCTCGTGCGCGAGGTCATGGTGCCGCGCACCGACCTGGTCTGCATCGAGCGGTACAAGACGGTCCGTCAGGCGACCACGCTCGCGCTGCGGTCCGGGTTCTCGCGGATCCCGGTGACCGGGGAGAACGAGGACGACATCGTCGGCATCGTGTACCTGAAGGACCTGGTCCGCAAGACGCACATCAGCCGGGACGCGGAGAGCGACCTCGTCTCCACCGCGATAAGGCCCGCGGTGTTCGTGCCGGACACCAAGAACGCGGGCGACCTGCTGCGCGAGATGCAGTCGGTGCGCAACCACGTGGCGGTCGTCATCGACGAGTACGGCGGCACCGCCGGCATCGTCACCATCGAGGACATCCTCGAGGAGATCGTCGGTGAGATCACCGACGAGTACGACCGGGAAATCCCCCCGGTGGAGGAGCTGGGCGGGGACCGCTACCGGGTCACCGCGCGCCTCGACATCACCGATCTCGGTGAACTGTTCAAGGTGGACTCCTTCGACGACGAGGACGTGGAGACGGTCGGCGGACTGCTCGCCAAGGCGCTGGGCCGGGTCCCGATCGCCGGCGCCTCGGCGGTGGTGGACCTGCCCGACGGGCGGCCGCTGCGACTGACGGCGGAGTCCCCGGCGGGACGGCGGAACAAGATCGTGACCGTGCTGGTGGAGCCGGTGGCTCCCGCGGAGGAATCGGACGGGGAGACGGAATGACGCCGGCGGAGCTGCGCGACTTCTGCCTGGGGTTCAACGCGGCCGTGGAGGAGTTCCCCTTCACCCCGGAGACCTCGGTGTTCAAGGTGCTGGGGAAGATGTTCGCGCTCAGCGCGCTGGACGGCGAGCCGCTGAAGGTCAACCTCAAGTGCGATCCGGAGCGGGCGGTGGCGCTGCGGGCGGAGCACGAGGCGATCGTGCCGGGCTGGCACATGAATAAGCGGCACTGGAACACCGTGACCGCGGGCGGGCCGGGGGCCCTGGCCGACGCGCTGGTGCGGGAGCTGGTCGAGGACTCGTACGACCTGGTGGTCGCGGGCCTGCCGAAGGCGGAGCGGCTGCGGCTCGACCGGCCGTAGGGGCGGGGGCCGCCCGGGGTCGGCCGGGGCCGGGGTTTCCGGCTCCCGGCTTTCCTGCTCACCGGCTTCCCCGCCCCCGGCTTCCCGGCGCTCCGGCGTTCCGGGTCGTGGAATCCGGGAAGGGTCCAAGGTCATCGATCACGGGACCTTCGGGGCCGCGCCCGCGCTTACGCAGCGCTTAGTTTTATCCCTGCGCCACCAAGATCCCGGGGGGACACCGGGGGTGGAGGGGAGAGCGCGTCGGCGGGGTCGTCGTGCGGCCCCGCCGACGCGCTCCATATGCTTCGGGCTATGACCGACAGCACCGGGATCGACCCCGAAGACACCAAGATCATCACGTTGGCGCGCAGCGCCCGGGCCCGCAACGGCGTGCCCGAGGGGGCGGCGGTCCGGGACGAGACCGGCCGTACGTACGTCGCCGGAACCGTGGCGCTGGATTCCCTGAAGCTGAGCGCCCTCCAGACGGCCGTCGCGATGGCCGTGGCCAGCGGCGCCCAGTCCCTGGAGGCGGCGGCCGTCGTCAGCGCCGCCGAGGCCCCCTCCGACGCCGATCGCGCGGCGGTCCGCGACCTCGGCGGCCCGGACACCCCGGTCCTCCTGGCGGGCCCGGACGGCACCCTGAAGTCGACGACTGCGGCCGGATCCTAGGGCCTGTCGTCAAACTCTCGTCGTCGCCCGAAGCGCGGCAGGCGGGAGTTTGACGACAGGCCCCTAGGCCGTTTCCTTCGGATCATCTGATCGTTGGTTGATGTGTGTCGTTGACTGATGCGCAGTGGGCGCGGATCGAGCCGTTGTTGCCGGAGCGGACGCCGAAGAGGGGTGGTCGGTGGCGTGATCACCGGCAGGTGATCGACGCGATCGCGTTCAAGTACCGGACCGGGACGCCGTGGATGGACCTGCCCGAGTCCTTCGGGTCGTGGAAGGGCGCTCACAACCGACTGCGGAAGTGGGCCGCCGACGGAACCTGGGAAAGGGTCTTCACCGCCCTGCTGGCCCAGGCCGACGCCGAAGGCGACCTCGACTGGGTCGTCTCGGTCGACTCCACGATCGTCCGTGCCCACCAGCACGCTGCCGGGGCCCGCCAAAAGGGGCCCCGGACGGCGAGCCCGCCGACCATGCCCTCGGACGATCCCGCGGCGGACTGACCACGAAAGTCCACCTGGCCGCCGACAACCGCTGCCGGCCTCTGGCCTTCGTCATCACGCCTGGCCAATCCGGTGACGCACCTGCGTTCCCGCAGCTCATGGCCCGCTTGCGGGTTCCCCGGCCAGTCGGCAGACCGAGAGCGAGACCGGACGTGGTCCTGGCCGACAAGGCGTACTCGTCCCGCGCGATCCGTTCCCACCTGCGTCGGCGCGGGATCCGCGCGGTGATCCCGCAACCCGCCGACCAACTCGCCAACCGCAAACGCCTCGGCAGCCGTGGCGGCAGGCCACCGGCCTTCGACCGCGAGGCCTACAAGCAGCGGAACACCGTCGAACGCTGCATCAACAAACTCAAGCAATGGCGCGGCCTGGCCACTCGCTACGACAAGACCGCCACCATCTACCTCTCCGGACTCCACCTCGCCGCCATCCATATCTGGTCAGCGAGGTGATCCGAAGGAAACGGCCTAGGCCCGGGGCCGGGCCGCCGGCCCGGCGGCCCGGGTGCGCAGGAACTCTGCCGTCCCGGTGTGGCCGAAGCGGGTCGCCCACTCGGCGGGGGTCAGTGCCTTCCAGCGGATGCCCGGATCGGCTCCGTGCTCCAGCAGGACCCGGGCCGTCTCCGTGTGGCCCTCGGCCCCCGCACGGCCCAGCGCGGTGGCGCGCAGCCCATTGGCGCGGTCGGGGTCGGCGCCGGCGGCGAGCAGCTGTCGCACGATGCCGGTGTGGCCCCTGGTCGCCGCCTGGACCAGCGGCAGTTCCTCGTCGTACGGGCCCGTGACCTGCTCGGGGTCGGCGCCGGAGGCGAGGAGCAGGAGCACCACGCCGTCCCGGCCCTCCCGCACGGCGGTGTCCAGCCCCGTCCACCCGTCGGCGTCGCGTGCGTCCACGGCGACGCCCCGGCTCAGCAGCCGCGAGACCGTGGCGCCGTCCCCGGCCCGCGCCGCCCGTACCAGCTCGTCCGCCGCCGCTGCCCCGCCCGTGTCGTCCACGGGCTCATCCTGGCAGCGAAGGCGCGGCCCCGTACCGGGGCGGTCGTCAGGCCGCGACCGCCCCGACGGCGTCGGCGGGGGTCCGGCGGCGGATGATCATCGCCATCAGGGCCGCCATCGCGCACAGGGCGCCCGAGGCGTACCAGACGGGGTCGTACGAGCCGAAGGCGTCGCGGGCCAGGCCGCCGAGGAAGGCCACCAGTGCGGCGCCGACCTGGTGCGAGGCCAGGACCCAGCCGAAGACGATGGCGCCGTCCTCCCCGTAGTGCTCGCGGCACAGCGCGATCGTCGGCGGGACCGTCGCGACCCAGTCCAGGCCGTAGAAGACGATGAAGAACACCATCGGCGGGTGCACGGTCGGGGCCAGCAGCATCGGGAGGAAGAGCAGGGAGATCCCGCGCAGGGCGTAGTACACGGCCAGCAGGCGGCGCGATTCGAAGCGGTCCGTCAGCCAGCCGGAGAACACCGTGCCGATGACGTCGAAGACGCCGATCACGGCGAGCAGCCCGGCCGCCGCCGTCACCGGCATGCCGTGGTCGTGGGCCGAGGGCACGAAGTGGGTCTTCACCAGGCCGTTGGTGGAGGCCCCGCAGATCGCGAAGGTGCCCGCCAGCAGCCAGAAGGGGCCGGTCCGGGCCGCCTTGAGCAGGACGCCCACGGCCCGGCGGGCGGCGCCGGGCACGGGCGGCGGCTTGGGCGTGTACGGGCCCCCGTACGGGGTGGTCCCGATGTCCGCCGGGTGGTCGCGCAGCAGCAGCCAGACGAAGGGCACGACGGCCAGCGCCGCCAGCGAGACGGTGACGGCCGCGGGGCGCCAGCCGTGGTTTTCGACCAGCCAGGCCAGCAGTGGCAGGAACACCAGCTGGCCGGAGGCCCCGGCGGCGGTCAGGATGCCGGTGACCAGGCCGCGCCGGGCGGTGAACCAGCGGTTGGTCACCGTCGCGGCGAAGGCCAGGGCCATCGAGCCGCTGCCGAGCCCGACGAGGACGCCCCAGTAGAGGACCAGTTGCCAGGAGGCGGTCATCCACACGGTGGCCACCGTGCCGCCGGCTATGACGGTCAGCGCGATCGCGACGACCCGGCGGATGCCGAAGCGGTCCATCAGGGCGGCGGCGAACGGCGCGGTGAGCCCGTACAGCGCGAGGTTCACGGAGACGGCGAGGCCGATCGTGCCCCGCGACCAGTCGAACTCCTCGTGCAGCGGCTCGATGAGCAGGCCGGGGAGCGAGGCGAAGCCGGCGGCGCCGATGATCGTCACGAAGGCGACGGCCGCGACGAACCAGGCGCGGTGGACGCGGTGCCGCCGGGGCGGCGGTGCGTCGGCGGGGGCGCCGGTGCCGGTACCGGCGCGCGTGCCGGAGGTGGGCGTCGGTGCGGGGGAGGGGCCGGTGGAAGCGCCGGAGGCGGGGCCGGGGCCCGGTTCTGTCTGCGTCACGACGACAGTTTCCGGCCGCCGGGTGCCCGTACGACAGTGGCCTGACCGACATGCTTCGATATGATCGGGCCATGGAGCCTCACGCGCACCGGGTCCACCGGGTCCACCGTGTCGTCGTACTCGCCCTCGCCGGGCTGCTGCCCTTCGAGCTCGGGATCCCGCACCGGATCTTCGGGCGGGCGAAGGACCCCGCGACCGGGCGGCCGCTCTACGAGATCCTCACCTGCGGGCTCGCCCCCGGCCGGGTGCTCACGGACGCCGACTTCGACATCCACGTCGAGCACGGCCCCGAACTGCTGGCCACGGCCGACACCGTGGTCGTCCCCGCCTCCTACGAGCTGGGCCCGGTCCACTCGGAGGGCCGGCTCACCCCCGAACTGGCCGCCGCCCTCGCGCACATCAGGCCCGGCACCCGGCTCGTCTCCATCTGCACGGGCGGCTACGTGCTCGCCGCCGCCGGGTACCTGGACGGCCGTCGGGCCACCACCCACTGGTCCGCCGCCGGGCACTTCCAGCAGACCTTCCCGGCCGTCCTGGTCGACCCGGACGTGCTCTACACCGACGACGGGGACGTGCTCACCTCCGCCGGAGTCGCCGCCGGGATCGACCTGTGCCTGCACATCGTGCGCCGCGACCACGGTGCGGCCGTCGCCAACCAGACCGCCCGGTACACCGTCGTACCGCCGCACCGCGACGGCGGGCAGGCGCAGTTCATCGACCGCCCGGTGCCCGAGCCGCAGCAGGCGAGCACCACCGCGGCCCGCGCCTGGGTACTGGACCGGCTGCACGAACCGCTGCGGCTGAGTGACCTGGCCCGGCAGGAGGCCATGTCGGTACGGACCTTCACGCGCCGGTTCCGCGAGGAATCGGGGCTCAGCCCGGGCGAATGGATCACCGGGCAGCGGGTCGAGCGGGCCCGGGCCCTGCTGGAGCAGACCGAGCTGCCGATGGAACACGTGGCCCGGGAGGCGGGATTCGGGACCGCGCAGTCCCTGCGCAAGCACGTTCAGGCGGCGCTCGGCGTGAGCCCGACGTCCTACCGGCGGACCTTCAGGGCGGCCGCGCCGGGTACCGCGTTCGACGGCACCCTGCCATCTCCTGATGGGACATCAGTTCCTGCGGGGTCCGTGCATTGACTTATCCCCCCGCCCGCTCGTGAATGTCCCCCTGGCGGGGTACGGGATCCCAGGGGGCGGTCAGTGCGGACTTCGGCGCGAACGACGGCGCGGCACAGAGGATGGTCGGCGGCCGTCGGCATGGCGGTACTGGCCGCGGCGACCGGGGGCGCGCTGAGCACCCCCGCGGCGGCGGAGGGGGAGACGCCTCCCGGGCAGGTCGAGTTCCCGACGCACTGCCTGCCGCCCCAGGAAGCCGGACTGCCGCCGGCCGACGGGCCCACCACCGCCCGGGTCACCGTGGACGACGTGACGCCGCGCGTGGGCGACACCGTCACCGTCACCTACCAGGTGGCCCGGACCCCCGCCGTGAACCCCCTCTCGGTCGCGCTGCCCGGCGACGCCCTCACCCCGACCGGGCGGATCGTCCTCGGAGGCGCGCAGCAGGGCGAGGTCACGGTCGTCGGAGCCAAGCGCAACGACCCCGTCGCGGTGGGCGGGGCGCTGCCCGCCGTCACCATGACCGGCACCTTCACCGTCACCGCTCCCGGCGAGATCACCCTGGCCCCGGGCGGCTACACCCTGCACACCGGGCACCTCCTCGAACTCGACACCGTGTGCGCGGTCGCCGGGGGCGTGGAGCCGGGACCGGAGCCTTCCGCGTCGGCGTCGGCTTCGGAGTCGGCTTCGGCCTCGGAGGTGCCGCCGCCTCCAACGCCGTCCCCGTCGGCCTCGTCGTCTCCGGGGCCGCTGCCGCTGCCGGCGCCGGCTCCGCTCCCGGGCGGGGCCCCGGTGGCGCAGCGGATCACCGCGAGCCCGCTGCCGACGGCCAACGTGCGCGCCGTCGCGCTCGGCACGGCCGCGGGCGGCCCGGGCGCCAAGGTCAAGGTCACCGGAGCCGGCTTCGTGCCCGGTGCGGAGGTCACCGTGGCGGGCCGGGCGGGTGCGGCGGAGACCGCCGACCGGGTCACCGCCAAGGCCGACGAGCTCGGCGTGGTCCTCGCGGAGCTGCCGGTCACGGACCGGGCGACCACCGCCGTCGTGGCGTACGAGGGCGCGGCCTGGACTCCGGAGCGGGGCTCCGGCCCGGCCGCGTACACGGTGATCGTCGCCGTTCCGCTGCCGCCGGGGAGCCAGACGGTGACGGCGGTCGTGGAGCCGGGCGAGCTGGGCATGACCCAGGAGGGCGACGCCGTGACCCTGGCCGCGGTCCCGTACGGGGACGGTGGCGCGGCGGCCGGCCGGATCGGCACCGTCACCGTCAAGGACGCCCGCGGCGGGCCGGCCGGGTGGTCCCTGATCGGCAAGGTCACCGATTTCACGGGTGCCGGCGGGCTCCGCATCCCGGGTGCCTCCCTGAGCTGGACCCCGACGTGTGAGGCCGCGCCCGGCAGCCCCAGCGCGTGTGCGCCGGGCAGCGCGGGCACGGTCGGGCCCGACGGCGCGGTCCTGGCCTCGACCGGTGACGCCACCCTCGTCGGCGGCACCTTCACCGTCGACGCGGCCGTCACCCTCCAGGTCCCCCCGTACACCCCGCCGGGCGCCTACACGGCGGTGCTGACGCTGACGTTGTCGTGACCCGGCCCAGCCCCTCCGCAGCCCCTGCGCCGCTGCGCGGGGCCGTCTCCCCGCCCCGCCCTTCGCCGGTTCCCCGGGCTGTGACCGGACCCCCTGGGGCTCGGTCCCAGACCCCGCGCCTCCAACGCCGGCGAGGCTGGATCTGGCCGGCGCCGGCCTGTTTGTGCGGGCCACATCAGCGAAATCCAGCCCCTCCGGCGTTTGAGGAGCGGGGGTCCGGGGGTTGGCCACCGGGAACGGCGCCGCACCCGGCAACGGGTCCGGGGCGGAGCCCCGGGGAACGGGGGAGTGGCGGGGCGGGGAGAGGAACCCCGCGGGACCGCCCCGGGCGCGCGTCCCACCGGCGTGCCGCAGGCGAGGAACCGGCACCGGCACCGGCACCGGCTGCGCGGGCGTGGCCGCGCCGGGCCGGGTCGGCGGCCGCCGCCGTGCTCGTGGGGCTCGGCATGCTCCTGCTCGGCGGAGCCGGACCCGCCGCCGCCGCCGACAACGGGCAGTGGTCCGTGCTGCCCGCCGCCAACACGATCGGGCAGCGGCCGTACTTCTACCTCGCCGCCGGCCCCGGCCAGAGCGTCACCGACTCCGTCACCATCGCCAACCGCACGGACCGCCCCCGCACCTTCCGCCTCTACGCCGCCGACGCCTACAACACCGCCCGCGACGGCGGCTTCGCCCTGCGCGGGCCCGAGGAGCCGCGCACCGCCACGGGTGCCTGGACGGCGCTGGCGCGGGAGCGGATCACCGTCCCGGCGAAGACGGCGGTCGACGTCGGCTTCACCCTCACCGTCCCCGACCGGGCCGAACCCGGCGACCATCCTGGAGCCGTCGTCGCCCTGGAGGACCGGCCGGGCGCCGCCACTCAGGGGATAGGGATTCAGCAGGCCGTCGCCGCCCGCGTCTACCTGCGGGTCACCGGTCCCACCGCCCCCGCCCTGGCGGTCGAGGACCTCCGCACCGCCACCGCCCGCGGCGCCGCCGCCGGCGCGGAGATCTCGTACACGCTCCACAACCTCGGCAACGTCACCCTGCGCCCCCGCGCCACTCTGACCGCCTCCGGGGCGCTGGGCCGGAAACTGATCTCCCGTCCCCTCACCGGCCTGCCCGCCGAGCTGCTGCCCGGCCAGCGGGTCCGGCTCACCGCGCACTGGGCGGACCCGCCCGCCCTGGAATGGGCCGAGGTCGCGGTGGTGGCGCGGGCCGACGGCACGGCCGCCCGGGCCGCCGCCGGACACGCCGCGCACCCCGCCCTGAACGTCCTGCTCGCGACCGCTCTGGCCCTCCTGGCGGCGGCCTGGTCGGCGCTGGGAGCCGCATCGGGGAGAATGGCCCGTATGAGCGATCGTTCCCCCGAGACCACCAGCCCGCACCGTGCGGGCTTCGCATGCTTCGTCGGCCGTCCCAACGCGGGGAAGTCGACCCTGACCAACGCGCTCGTGGGTACCAAGGTCGCGATCACCTCCAACCGGCCGCAGACCACCCGCCACACGGTCCGCGGCATCGTGCACCGCCCCGACGCCCAGCTCGTCCTGGTCGACACGCCCGGCCTCCACAAGCCGCGCACGCTGCTCGGCGAGCGGCTGAACGACGTCGTGCGCGCGACCTGGTCCGAGGTCGACGTGATCGGCTTCTGCCTGCCCGCGGACCAGAAGCTCGGCCCCGGTGACAAGTTCATCGTCAAGGAGCTCGCGGGGATCAAGAAGACCCCCAAGATCGCCATCATCACCAAGACCGACCTCGTCGAGTCGAAGGTGGTGGGCGAGCAGCTCATCGCCGTGCACCAGCTCGCCGAGGAGCTCGGCTTCGAGTGGGCCGAGATCGTCCCCGTCTCGGCGGTCGGCGACACCCAGGTCCAGCTGCTGGCGGACCTGATCGCGCCCATGCTGCCGAAGAGCCCGCCGCTGTACCCGGAGGGCGACCTCACCGACGAGCCCGAGATGGTGATGGTCGCGGAACTGATCCGCGAGGC
Protein-coding sequences here:
- a CDS encoding PhoH family protein, translated to MTQTPTAKTPAPGQARAHFSVPATHPMVSVLGSGDALLRVIEKAFPKADIHVRGNQVSAIGSTAEVVLIQRLFDEMMLVLRTGQPMTEDAVERSIAMLKSSGNGGGPDETPAEVLTQNILSSRGRTIRPKTLNQKRYVDAIDKHTIVFGIGPAGTGKTYLAMAKAVQALQSKQVSRIILTRPAVEAGERLGFLPGTLFDKIDPYLRPLYDALHDMIDPDSIPRLMAAGTIEVAPLAYMRGRTLNEAFVVLDEAQNTTPEQMKMFLTRLGFDSKIVVTGDVTQVDLPGGAKSGLRQVQDILEGVPDIAFSRLTSEDVVRHKLVGRIVDAYEKYDDSQDAKQSRNGFQRK
- the ybeY gene encoding rRNA maturation RNase YbeY; translation: MSIDVNNESGTDVDERAILDIARYALARMRIHPLSELSVIVVDEDAMEQLHIQWMDLPGPTDVMSFPMDELRPPKKDEEEPPQGLLGDIVLCPEVAKKQGEDAPTQHSMDEELQLLTVHGVLHLLGYDHEEPDEKAEMFGLQAAIVDGWRDENGVTGPSPAPTVS
- a CDS encoding hemolysin family protein, coding for MTGDLQLITGAVLLVVVAWFAACAESGIARISAFRAEQAVREGRRGSAKLAQVAGDPTRYVNVALLVRVTCEMAAGVLVTYVCLDEFGENWTALLVAIAVMVLVSYVAVGVSPRTIGRQHPLNTATAASYVLVPLARIMGPVPQLLILLGNALTPGKGFRKGPFASEAELRAMVDLAEKESLIEDDERRMVHQVFELGDTLVREVMVPRTDLVCIERYKTVRQATTLALRSGFSRIPVTGENEDDIVGIVYLKDLVRKTHISRDAESDLVSTAIRPAVFVPDTKNAGDLLREMQSVRNHVAVVIDEYGGTAGIVTIEDILEEIVGEITDEYDREIPPVEELGGDRYRVTARLDITDLGELFKVDSFDDEDVETVGGLLAKALGRVPIAGASAVVDLPDGRPLRLTAESPAGRRNKIVTVLVEPVAPAEESDGETE
- a CDS encoding MmcQ/YjbR family DNA-binding protein; the protein is MTPAELRDFCLGFNAAVEEFPFTPETSVFKVLGKMFALSALDGEPLKVNLKCDPERAVALRAEHEAIVPGWHMNKRHWNTVTAGGPGALADALVRELVEDSYDLVVAGLPKAERLRLDRP
- a CDS encoding cytidine deaminase codes for the protein MTDSTGIDPEDTKIITLARSARARNGVPEGAAVRDETGRTYVAGTVALDSLKLSALQTAVAMAVASGAQSLEAAAVVSAAEAPSDADRAAVRDLGGPDTPVLLAGPDGTLKSTTAAGS
- a CDS encoding IS5 family transposase (programmed frameshift), which translates into the protein MSLTDAQWARIEPLLPERTPKRGGRWRDHRQVIDAIAFKYRTGTPWMDLPESFGSWKGAHNRLRKWAADGTWERVFTALLAQADAEGDLDWVVSVDSTIVRAHQHAAGARQKGPRTASADHALGRSRGGLTTKVHLAADNRCRPLAFVITPGQSGDAPAFPQLMARLRVPRPVGRPRARPDVVLADKAYSSRAIRSHLRRRGIRAVIPQPADQLANRKRLGSRGGRPPAFDREAYKQRNTVERCINKLKQWRGLATRYDKTATIYLSGLHLAAIHIWSAR
- a CDS encoding ankyrin repeat domain-containing protein; amino-acid sequence: MDDTGGAAAADELVRAARAGDGATVSRLLSRGVAVDARDADGWTGLDTAVREGRDGVVLLLLASGADPEQVTGPYDEELPLVQAATRGHTGIVRQLLAAGADPDRANGLRATALGRAGAEGHTETARVLLEHGADPGIRWKALTPAEWATRFGHTGTAEFLRTRAAGPAARPRA
- a CDS encoding MFS transporter, whose translation is MTQTEPGPGPASGASTGPSPAPTPTSGTRAGTGTGAPADAPPPRRHRVHRAWFVAAVAFVTIIGAAGFASLPGLLIEPLHEEFDWSRGTIGLAVSVNLALYGLTAPFAAALMDRFGIRRVVAIALTVIAGGTVATVWMTASWQLVLYWGVLVGLGSGSMALAFAATVTNRWFTARRGLVTGILTAAGASGQLVFLPLLAWLVENHGWRPAAVTVSLAALAVVPFVWLLLRDHPADIGTTPYGGPYTPKPPPVPGAARRAVGVLLKAARTGPFWLLAGTFAICGASTNGLVKTHFVPSAHDHGMPVTAAAGLLAVIGVFDVIGTVFSGWLTDRFESRRLLAVYYALRGISLLFLPMLLAPTVHPPMVFFIVFYGLDWVATVPPTIALCREHYGEDGAIVFGWVLASHQVGAALVAFLGGLARDAFGSYDPVWYASGALCAMAALMAMIIRRRTPADAVGAVAA
- a CDS encoding GlxA family transcriptional regulator — protein: MEPHAHRVHRVHRVVVLALAGLLPFELGIPHRIFGRAKDPATGRPLYEILTCGLAPGRVLTDADFDIHVEHGPELLATADTVVVPASYELGPVHSEGRLTPELAAALAHIRPGTRLVSICTGGYVLAAAGYLDGRRATTHWSAAGHFQQTFPAVLVDPDVLYTDDGDVLTSAGVAAGIDLCLHIVRRDHGAAVANQTARYTVVPPHRDGGQAQFIDRPVPEPQQASTTAARAWVLDRLHEPLRLSDLARQEAMSVRTFTRRFREESGLSPGEWITGQRVERARALLEQTELPMEHVAREAGFGTAQSLRKHVQAALGVSPTSYRRTFRAAAPGTAFDGTLPSPDGTSVPAGSVH
- a CDS encoding beta-xylosidase, with the translated sequence MAVLAAATGGALSTPAAAEGETPPGQVEFPTHCLPPQEAGLPPADGPTTARVTVDDVTPRVGDTVTVTYQVARTPAVNPLSVALPGDALTPTGRIVLGGAQQGEVTVVGAKRNDPVAVGGALPAVTMTGTFTVTAPGEITLAPGGYTLHTGHLLELDTVCAVAGGVEPGPEPSASASASESASASEVPPPPTPSPSASSSPGPLPLPAPAPLPGGAPVAQRITASPLPTANVRAVALGTAAGGPGAKVKVTGAGFVPGAEVTVAGRAGAAETADRVTAKADELGVVLAELPVTDRATTAVVAYEGAAWTPERGSGPAAYTVIVAVPLPPGSQTVTAVVEPGELGMTQEGDAVTLAAVPYGDGGAAAGRIGTVTVKDARGGPAGWSLIGKVTDFTGAGGLRIPGASLSWTPTCEAAPGSPSACAPGSAGTVGPDGAVLASTGDATLVGGTFTVDAAVTLQVPPYTPPGAYTAVLTLTLS
- the era gene encoding GTPase Era, whose translation is MARMSDRSPETTSPHRAGFACFVGRPNAGKSTLTNALVGTKVAITSNRPQTTRHTVRGIVHRPDAQLVLVDTPGLHKPRTLLGERLNDVVRATWSEVDVIGFCLPADQKLGPGDKFIVKELAGIKKTPKIAIITKTDLVESKVVGEQLIAVHQLAEELGFEWAEIVPVSAVGDTQVQLLADLIAPMLPKSPPLYPEGDLTDEPEMVMVAELIREAALEGVRDELPHSIAVVVEEMIPRENRPADRPLLDIHANLYIERPSQKGIIIGPKGARLKEVGMKSRKHIEALLGTPVFLDLHVKVAKDWQRDPKQLRKLGF